The Temnothorax longispinosus isolate EJ_2023e chromosome 7, Tlon_JGU_v1, whole genome shotgun sequence genome contains a region encoding:
- the Didum gene encoding unconventional myosin-Va isoform X2, with translation MTTRELYVKDARVWVPHPEKVWEGAVLLENYRQNPPTLKVRTEESKQTRILEIKSDNDLPPLRNPDILIGENNLTSLSFLHEPAVLYNLQIRFQRHSIYTYCGIVLVAFNPYNELPIYGNDTIWAYRGQAMGDLEPHIFAVAEEAYTKLERENHDQSIIVSGESGAGKTVSAKYTMRYFATVGGSATETQVEKKVLASSPIMEAIGNAKTTRNDNSSRFGKFIEIQFNKSYHITGASMRTYLLEKSRVVFQANEERNYHIFYQMCSAAKRLPQLHLSDQNQFHYLNQGNNPRIDGVDDLAYFDETINALTMLGFTSKQQDDMLRILAGILHLGNVNISSCVSKDAKDGEVDTESSYISPSDRHLLILSELLGVEVNAMRKWLCHRKIVSTREVFLKPMTVEQANGARDALAKHIYAELFNWIVTNINSSLQSPSQPHCFIGVLDIYGFETFEINSFEQFCINYANEKLQQQFNQHVFKLEQEEYLKEDIEWTFIDFYDNQPCIDLIETKLGILDLLDEECRMPKGSDASWAEKLYTKCIKSKHFEKPRFGTTAFLIYHFADLVQYETVGFLEKNRDTVIEEQVDVLRSGENKLLRRLFSDEDPKLTVPHTRVKVSAQKSAPMSAANKHNKKTVGSQFRDSLNMLMATLNATTPHYVRCIKPNDEKEAFEYSPVRAVQQLRACGVLETIRISAAGFPSQRTYGDFFQRYRCLCRFKEIRRDDLKETCRRILARYINDEDKFKFGKTKVLFRAGQVAYLEKLRAEKQRDACIMIQKTVRGLIQRNRYRKIRRSILGIQRYGRGYIARKKAEAVRRERAAVKIQVHVKGWLQRRWYLQLKRTILGLQTRGRGNIARARYRMMKDHAAATVIQRFARGYLVRMACKKKLRDIVIVQSCIRKCQAKKIFRQLKAEARSVEHVKSLNKGLEMKIITLQQKINEMAKENQHLKNVQHEMVDLKCKLDSLKSVDVENKKLNGMVQDKERELKKMEEILQREKDEKMDILHDKERTGLQKDEENKKLQEENERLRKELSIATEKLKSNQRGAEENLKYRLEQEKDLLMLEQDQDRGAYQRLLKEYHELEQYVEMLEQKIASIQGVLGHSRSLSNASSGNGQITSTENLPHDDQNIDFGYGSVRSTASSSTPYSRVETIDWSQQRSDSPPDGEVQPNKSPSEAEARPAPTHAPVDIGLVLKLQQKLKDVEKEKGRLIRMVEDLERDSNEESTRTQDSFRLQELEMENSQLKKDLNSLRKTVSETSPSSAQQNLMIQFEALQEELERRREECIQLHSVLADHTRRMKSLGTSYGRDVDIINEDGELVLAFEAQKKINRQLEDELQAKERNWRSQRDEWRNEIDRLQEEIEKQQKLLSINLSKSPQTQAELYMQYEVARLTSENLELQEKYDKVAEECRRFKKQCRILAKRLKDAGYEGEERSYVKGTVPNTVEYANGCVAVSSTHGDGSNMPIIRKKERDYEGMFEFRKEDINLIIRHLVIELKPRIAVTLLPGLPAYILFMCIRHTDCINDDDKVRSLLTEYLNAVKRVLKKRDDFDCRVLWMSNTLRLLHNMKQYSGDKPFQIENTPRQNEQCLRNFDLSEYRVVLSNVALWIFNNLITNLKERIQALTVPALLEHEAISVPTDKTGRPRSSSMGGEPDSTQQKLDKLLGELTSVHKTLQYHGVDPEVVVQLFKQLFYFMCASALNNLLLRSELCRWTKGMQIRYNMSHLEQWGRDRRLETASEALQPIIQASQLLQARKTDEDVNSVCEMCNKLTANQIVKILNLYTPVDDYESRVPVSFIKKVQDKLKERGENNEQLLMDLKYSYPVRFSFNPSDIRLEDIEVPEVLHLPMLKKV, from the exons ATGACCACGAGGGAACTCTACGTAAAG GACGCCCGAGTATGGGTACCGCATCCGGAGAAGGTGTGGGAAGGCGCCGTGCTCTTGGAGAACTACAGGCAGAATCCGCCGACGTTGAAAGTGCGCACGGAAGAGTCGAAACAGACGAGGATATTGGAGATCAAATCGGACAACGATCTCCCGCCGCTCCGAAATCCCGACATTCTGATCGGAGAAAACAATCTCACGTCGCTGTCGTTCCTTCACGAGCCCGCTGTCCTCTACAATCTCCAGATTCGCTTCCAACGGCATTCCATTTACACCTACTGCGGCATCGTCCTGGTAGCCTTCAACCCGTACAACGAATTGCCCATCTACGGCAATGACACGATATGGGCCTATAGGGGCCAGGCGATGGGCGACCTGGAACCCCACATATTCGCCGTGGCCGAGGAAGCCTATACGAAGTTGGAGAG agAGAATCATGACCAGTCGATTATCGTCTCCGGCGAATCGGGCGCCGGCAAAACGGTCTCCGCGAAGTATACCATGCGGTATTTCGCGACTGTCGGCGGATCGGCGACGGAAACGCAAGTCGAGAAGAAGGTTCTCGCCTCTTCGCCTATCATGGAGGCGATCGGTAATGCGAAGACTACCAGGAACGACAATTCCTCTAGATTCGGAAAGTTTATCGAGATCCAGTTCAATAAGAGCTATCACATCACCGGCGCGAGCATGAGGACCTACCTGTTGGAGAAGTCGCGGGTGGTGTTCCAAGCGAATGAGGAGCGAAACTATCATATCTTTTATCAGATGTGTTCCGCGGCGAAGCGTCTTCCCCAGTTGCACCTGTCCGACCAAAATCAATTCCACTATCTTAATCAGGGCAACAACCCCAGGATCGACGGCGTGGACGATCTCGCGTACTTCGATGAGACAATAAATGCACTGACGATGCTCGGCTTTACGTCCAAACAGCAGGACGACATGCTGCGGATCCTGGCGGGCATCCTACATCTAGGTAACGTAAATATAAGCAGTTGCGTGAGCAAGGACGCGAAGGACGGCGAGGTGGATACCGAGTCCAGCTACATTTCGCCGTCGGACCGGCATCTACTCATTCTTTCCGAGCTGCTGGGCGTCGAGGTGAACGCGATGCGCAAGTGGCTGTGCCATAGGAAGATCGTCTCGACACGAGAGGTCTTTCTGAAGCCCATGACCGTGGAGCAGGCGAACGGGGCGCGGGACGCCCTGGCCAAGCATATCTATGCCGAGCTCTTCAACTGGATCGTGACCAACATCAACAGCTCACTGCAGTCACCCAGTCAGCCGCACTGTTTCATCGGCGTACTGGACATTTACGGCTTCGAAACGTTTGAGATAAACTCGTTTGAACAGTTCTGCATCAACTACGCGAACGAGAAGCTCCAACAGCAGTTTAATCAGCACGTCTTCAAGCTGGAGCAGGAGGAATATCTGAAAGAGGACATCGAGTGGACCTTCATCGATTTCTACGACAATCAGCCGTGCATCGACCTGATCGAGACCAAACTCGGCATTCTGGATCTCCTCGACGAGGAGTGCCGCATGCCGAAGGGTTCGGACGCCTCCTGGGCGGAGAAGTTGTACACCAAGTGCATCAAGTCTAAGCACTTCGAAAAACCGCGATTCGGCACTACAGCCTTTCTAATCTATCACTTCGCCGATCTCGTGCAATACGAAACCGTGGGCTTCCTGGAGAAGAATCGAGATACCGTAATCGAGGAGCAAGTGGACGTGCTAAGAAGCGGCGAGAACAAATTGCTGAGAAGGCTGTTCAGTGACGAGGACCCGAAGTTGACAGTGCCGCACACGAGAGTGAAAGTGTCCGCTCAGAAGAGCGCGCCGATGAGCGCAGCCAACAAGCATAATAAAAAGACAGTCGGCTCGCAGTTCCGTGACTCCCTCAACATGCTGATGGCTACACTGAACGCAACGACGCCGCACTACGTGCGCTGCATCAAGCCGAACGACGAGAAGGAGGCCTTCGAGTACAGTCCGGTGCGTGCGGTGCAACAGCTGCGCGCTTGCGGCGTTCTAGAGACCATCAGGATCTCCGCCGCGGGCTTCCCAAGTCAGCGTACGTACGGCGACTTCTTCCAGAGGTACCGCTGCCTCTGCAGGTTCAAGGAGATACGGCGGGATGATCTGAAGGAGACTTGCCGGCGCATCCTGGCCAGATACATCAACGACGAGGACAAGTTCAAGTTTGGCAAGACCAAGGTGCTTTTCAGGGCCGGTCAAGTGGCGTATCTGGAGAAGTTACGGGCGGAGAAACAGCGCGATGCTTGTATAATGATTCAGAAGACTGTGCGCGGTTTGATCCAGCGTAACAGGTATAGGAAAATCCGTAGATCGATTCTGGGCATTCAGAGATACGGCAGGGGTTACATCGCCCGGAAAAAGGCAGAGGCTGTGAGGAGGGAGAGAGCGGCGGTGAAGATTCAGGTGCATGTGAAGGGCTGGCTGCAGAGACGATGGTATTTGCAGTTAAAACGCACGATTCTCGGCCTGCAGACGCGCGGCAGGGGTAACATAGCTCGCGCCAGGTACAGGATGATGAAGGACCACGCCGCCGCGACGGTGATCCAGAGATTCGCTCGTGGATATCTCGTGAGGATGGCATGCAAGAAGAAACTCAGGGACATAGTAATCGTACAGTCGTGCATCAGGAAATGCCAGGCGAAGAAGATCTTTAGGCAACTGAAGGCCGAGGCTAGAAGCGTGGAGCACGTCAAGTCGCTCAACAAAGGATTGGAAATGAAGATTATAACGTTGCAACAAAAGATAAACGAGATG GCGAAGGAGAATCAACACTTGAAGAACGTTCAACACGAGATGGTAGATTTGAAGTGCAAGCTAGACAGCTTGAAATCTGTCGACGTTGAGAATAAGAAATTGAACGGAATGGTGcaagacaaagagagagagttgaAAAAGATGGAGGAAATTCTACAGCGGGAGAAAGACGAGAAGATGGATATATTGCATGATAAAGAGAGAACTGGTCTACAGAAGGACGAGGAGAACAAGAAGCTGCAGGAAGAGAATGAAAGATTGCGAAAGGAACTCTCGATAGCGACCGAGAAATTGAAGAGCAACCAGCGCGGTGCTGAGGAGAACCTGAAGTATCGACTCGAGCAGGAGAAAGACCTGCTTATGCTGGAACAGGATCAGGATCGCGGAGCTTACCAAAGACTGCTCAAGGAATATCATGAGCTGGAGCAGTACGTGGAAATGCTGGAACAAAAGATTGCGTCGATTCAAGGAGTGCTCGGGCACTCGCGCTCCTTGAGCAATGCTTCCAGCGGCAATGGCCAAATCACGTCGACAGAAAATCTTCCACACGATGATCAAAACATC GATTTCGGTTACGGTTCCGTGAGATCAACAGCTTCCTCGTCGACGCCCTACTCGCGAGTGGAAACGATCGACTGGAGTCAACAGCGGTCGGATAGCCCACCCGACGGAGAAGTTCAACCCAACAAATCGCCTTCGGAGGCCGAGGCCAGGCCCGCACCCACACACGCGCCCGTAGACATCGGTCTCGTCTTGAAGCTGCAACAGAAACTGAAAGAcgtcgagaaagagaaaggcaGACTTATCCGAATGGTCGAGGATTTGGAACGCGACAGTAACGAGGAGTCTACCAGGACGCAAGATTCGTTTAGA CTCCAAGAACTAGAAATGGAGAACTCGCAACTTAAAAAAGACTTGAACTCACTGAGGAAGACTGTATCGGAGACCAGCCCATCGTCCGCGCAGCAAAATCTCATGA TACAATTCGAGGCGCTGCAGGAGGAACTggaaaggagaagagaggagTGTATTCAGCTGCATAGCGTGCTGGCCGATCATACGCGCAGAATGAAGAGCTTAGGTACCAGTTATGGTCGCGATGTGGACATCATAAACGAAGATGGCGAGCTGGTACTTGCCTTCGAAGCGCAGAAGAAGATTAACAG GCAATTGGAGGATGAGCTGCAAGCGAAGGAAAGGAATTGGCGGTCGCAAAGAGACGAGTGGCGAAACGAGATAGACAGGCTGCAAGAAGAAATCGAGAAGCAGCAAAAACTGCTCTCCATTAATTTGAGCAAATCGCCGCAAACTCAAGCGGAGCTTTACATGCAGTATGAGGTTGCCAGATTGACGTCTGAAAATCTG GAACTTCAAGAGAAATACGATAAAGTAGCGGAGGAATGTAGACGCTTCAAGAAACAATGCAGAATTCTGGCGAAACGACTCAAGGATGCTGGCT ACGAAGGGGAGGAACGTTCTTATGTAAAAGGCACCG TGCCCAACACGGTGGAATACGCAAACGGCTGCGTCGCCGTTTCCAGTACTCACGGAGACGGGAGTAACATGCCTATCATTCGCAAAAAGGAGAGGGATTATGAAGGAATGTTTGAATTCAGAAAGGAGGATATCAACTTGATCATACGCCACTTGGTCATTG AGCTGAAGCCCCGAATAGCGGTGACGCTGTTACCAGGCTTACCGGCCTACATCCTCTTCATGTGCATCAGACACACCGACTGCATTAACGATGACGATAAGGTGCGGTCGCTGTTGACCGAGTACCTGAATGCCGTTAAACGCGTGTTAAAGAAACGCGACGACTTCGACTGCAGAGTGCTTTGGATGAGTAACACCCTGCGTTTGTTGCACAACATGAAGCAGTACTCCGGCGACAAGCCGTTCCAGATCGAGAACACGCCCAGGCAGAACGAGCAATGCCTGAGGAACTTCGACCTGAGTGAATACCGTGTTGTATTGAGCAACGTGGCTCTCTGGATCTTCAACAATCTCATCACGAATCTCAAGGAGAGGATTCAGGCGCTCACAGTACCGGCCTTGCTGGAGCATGAGGCAATATCCGTTCCGACCGACAAGACCGGGCGACCTAGGTCGTCGTCCATGGGCGGCGAGCCGGATTCCACGCAGCAGAAACTGGACAAGCTTCTGGGCGAGCTGACGTCGGTGCACAAGACTCTTCAATATCACGGCGTGGACCCCGAGGTTGTGGTGCAGCTGTTTAAGCAACTGTTTTACTTCATGTGCGCCAGCGCTTTGAACAACCTGCTGTTAAGGAGCGAGCTCTGCCGATGGACAAAGGGTATGCAGATAAG gtATAACATGAGCCATTTGGAGCAGTGGGGCAGGGACCGACGACTAGAAACCGCGTCGGAAGCGCTACAGCCCATCATACAGGCGTCGCAGCTTCTACAAGCTCGCAAAACGGACGAGGACGTTAATTCTGTCTGCGAGATGTGCAACAAACTGACGGCCAATCAAATAGTGAAAATTCTGAATCTGTACACGCCCGTCGATGATTACGAAAGTCGAGTTCCTGTTTCGTTTATCAAGAAAGTACAAGACAAACTGAAGGAGCGCGGTGAGAACAACGAACAA TTGTTAATGGATCTAAAGTATTCATATCCCGTAAGATTTTCATTCAATCCGTCGGATATTCGACTTGAAGATATCGAGGTACCTGAGGTGCTTCACTTGCCCATGCTCAAGAAGGTGTAA